CCAGATGTTGAAATCTGCGATTGTCCACCTCATCAACTACCAAGACGATGCTGAACTGGCCACCCGCGCTATCCCGGAGCTGACCAAACTCCTGAATGATGAGGATCCGGTAAGGTCACCTCATATCTAGTTGGGTGACATTTTTATCTATAAATTATGATCAAGGCCTTAATTTTTTAGCCATATGCTAAAATGATGAGACCCCACATTTGTATGTTGCCCTGTAGCACTTCTATGTATTATACCCTCTTGCTTGTGTGGAAATACTGTAGATTGGCCTCAGAGTGGGATGGCAAAGTCTTAGTAGTTGGGCGCTTTTTTGGGTTTGACCTTGAGGTATAGAAATGTGCATTTCTGAGGGTCCTGTGTGTGTACTGCAACAATTAAGAACCTCGTAAGTACCTGCGTGTGATAAGTATCAATTTGTTCCATCAGGTGGTGGTGAATAAGGCATCTATGATTGTCAACCAGCTCTCCAAAAAAGAAGCATCCCGTAGAGCGCTGATGCAGTCCCCACAGATTGTCGCAGCCGTTGTGCGTACCATGCAGAACACAAGTGACATGGAAACTGCCCGTTGTACCACCAGCATTTTGCACAACTTATCCCACCATCGAGAAGGGCTATTGTCTATTTTCAAGTCCGGAGGAATTCCTGCTCTAGTTCGTATGCTTAGGTAACTGCCCCACCACGATCTTCATGACGGAGTATTCGTGTCTTGGTCTGAACCGGACCACAAGACCGGCGGTATGAcattctaaactttttttctgtttttagttCTCCAGTGGAATCTGTGCTATTTTACGCAATCACGACCCTGCACAATCTCCTGCTGTACCAGGAAGGTGCCAAGATGGCCGTACGCTTGGCTGatggactgcagaaaatggtccCTCTGCTTAATAAGAATAACCCCAAATTTTTGGCCATTACAACAGATTGCCTGCAGCTTTTAGCATATGGAAATCAGGAGAGCAAGGTGAGCCGACATGACTTAATGAGAACTTGAGACTCTCCACCTCTCGTAGTTTAGTTTCCCGTATTACTCATTGACTTGTTCCATGTTAGAACTGGTTTACTTGGAGTTGAGCCCTTTCCTTTGCTGCGCTGTGCAGTATTCATTGGGAGGTTTCTCTGACTGattccactgtataggcatagcgTAGTAGTCGTCACCTTAAGGCTCccatgtttaaaataaaaaaaattacctcaCGGTAcaccccttttttttattttactgtataactctgtatggaTTAGTCGGAGGGCTattccatagagaagaaaaaagtTATACTGACGTATACAAGCACAACTGAGGCCCAAAGGAACACTCTCGTCCTTCTGTCGGGTGATggatacatttaacgtatatatGTCGGGCACTTTCCCAGCGTATATGGCAAACGCAGTGTAAAAGAGgccttgtctctttatattttagggtctgttcacatggtATTCAATTGAGGCTGAATCTGCCTCCAAAATCAGCGCATTTTCCACGCTGGTTTTTGGACGCTGATTTAAACATTCATACTATTTTAGATGTTTTTCAGCGCTAAATAGCAGTGGGAAGGATTCTTCTATTTTCTTCAGCGCTGCAGATTTTGATTCAGTACAGTAGGAAAACGACAGCGCTAATTTTCATTGAATACAATGGTAGGCAAAACAGTCGCGCGTGGAAACAAATAAAAACCTACCCTTAGTCACTTTACAGTGGCGAATAGACATCGGGATCAATGAACTGgcgcgcattttttttttttttcttttttcttttctctttaaagaggaccaTAGGCATGGAAATTTGCCCACGATATGAGCACTTCGATCACAAActaataaatatgaaaaataagtgAAACATGGAGCAGATTTTTAGTACCGTAATAATAATCGTCAACATTTACGGTTCAGGACAAATCTAAAACCCCTTTTGTATGACCTTTTATACAATGGAGACAATACCAGTGCATTGATATTGTTTGTTCTTCCTTCGTCCTTGTAATTGTATTAATCAGACTTGTACCGTGCCCGAGCCTATTGTAACAAGCTGCCATCCAAACCACAATATAAGGCATAAAAGGTTTTCAGACCTGTGTTTTCGGGAAGATCTGCAATGTCAAATGAATAACTACGGAAAGAAAGTCCCCGCACACCCTCCTGTCCAAAAAATGGTCATGTTTAGTAACAGAACAAGGTGGCAAGGGCATTTTAGATGGTTGGGTGGATCAATTATCTATATCCATCTATGTAGACCTAATGCTGTATCTATCTGTCCCCAGTGTATGCGTGCGGAATAGATATTTTAGCATTCCCAGTTTCTTTGCTGCTTAAAAGCCGCCGAAAGAAAGGGTGATCACTTAAACTCTGGAGTAAAACGAATTGACCGCCTGTTTTGAAAGTTAACAAGGTTTTAGAAGATTACCACGTTTTCCAGAAAGAGCGCCCCTTTTGTccatggctgtgcctggtattacagTTCTGCTCCAATTGGGTAAATGCAATACCAATCTTGCACCACCGCCCACCTTCTGCAAACACCAACTGATTCTAGGACCCCGATGGTTGGTGGCTCTGGTTAGGGAATGATTAGAGTAAAGATACACTTGGGTTCTGTTCATAGCCAGGTGTCACGCGCTTTACAATTTGAAGGATCCTTGCTTCTAAGAGGAAAGATTCCAAAGGTGGAGTaacctccaaaaaaaaataatctcctgATTGACTTCTATGATGCTTCAAAATCGTAACCATGAAGTGTCAAGCATCCGAGAAGAAACCACAGGCATTTGTAATGGCACGGAGGGTGAAGTAATGTTGGGTTTTACGATGAAGTGGTCTACTAATCTATAACCTTTTATAGCTCATCATCTTGGCCAACGGAGGACCTCAAGGTCTTGTGCAAATCATGAGGACCTACAACTATGAAAAGCTTTTGTGGACCActagcagggtgctgaaagtcctGTCTGTGTGCCCGAGCAACAAGCCAGCCATTGTTGAAGCTGGTAAGTACATTGTGATCACCCAGTTGACATGGACTCGCCACTAATAGAGTAAGCatggttttttggttttttttccccctcctgTTTTCTTTGTATTTAGTCACACAGcacatcaggttttttttatagttttttttgagcCTCATCAGTTGTAATAAGATTGTGGACGTAAAGATGCCCAAGATGAACATTACTCAGAACTATGTACCATTGATAGTGGGTCATGTTTAATGGTACAAGCTCATCACTTTTGCCTGTTTTTATATTGAACACAAAGCTATAAAACACaagtttaaagggattttccactttGGAAAATCCCTatttgttagaaaggtcccttgacaataagctgatcagtgTCGCCCTGCCCTGACCTCCGGTGATCacctgtaatctgtggagaaacctggccataaatgttcaatttccctgcagcgccaccacaggggaaattgagcattacacagtgcctattcatACCAATGGGttctctgtgtaatacaggaccagtCCTCCAGAGACTTTGTAAccgttctccactctggccaagagatgaggatcctgaacagaggacccccccccccttttatttcCTTAGAATAACCTAATTGGGTATATTTAAATGGGTCTTCTAAACTAGACTTCCACTATAACCGGTTTGATCCTACATTAAGGTTGACTCATTTTAATTGTAGATTTAAGCTGCTGGATATCGTATAGTGACACATTTCTGGGGGGAGTGAGGCTCTTAGTTTCTGGTGATGTATGACTGGAACTACTGCGGAGGAGGACCGTTTTCcttttttaatctcttttttttattttttttaatttctccttTCTTCCTGTAATCCTTCCACCACGAATTCTGCTGATTTCTCCTCAGTGAGTCAGCTGCTGGTCCGTCTGTTCTGAGCCGTCAAGACATTTCTTGGTGATGTGCTCTGGCAGGTCTTGAAGGCACCAAGCGCGCAAAACCTGCTCCATAACCCGTCACACGTCTACGTGCAGCTCTGGCTCACGAGGGAACCTCAGTCATGTACTACTATCCCCAAGAGTGGAGATACAAAGTGCTATGATGTGGAAGTAACTTCCCTTCTCAGTAGTCCTGCTTTAGTACAGGTCACCAGACTTCTACCTCCCACATCTGCATTAGTTTCTTGTCATTTTCTACTAAACACCCATATTCAATTTTGACCACTCCACTTTGTTGTGGCCGTGGCCTACATGTCCTATCGTCATCGTATGTGATCCTACTGCTGATGGTCAATTGAGCTAATCCGTTTTCTACCCAGGTCTATTGTTCGATATGTTGGAAACCTTTTGTAAACAAGGATTGAGCTTAGGTCCTCCTATAGCAATAGCCACCATATCCCTTGGGAGACTATGTGAGGGGGGACAATTTATAGCTATCGGAGGTCTAGTTTCTAGACAGAAGTTCTTCATAATCGGAGATGAAAGTGAAAATGATCACTTAGGAATGTTAATAGTATTGCGTTTCGAGCCTTCAGGGTCCTGACAATGATTTAGGCTGTTGTAGAGACTGAGCTTTGGGACTAGTTACATGTCGTTGCATGTGCTTTATGGTTGCCTTAAGTGtcgtcaactttttttttttttttaatcatttctaATCATCCCTTGCTCAGATGACTTCTTAATTGTCGTCTTCGTTTCCAGGAGGAATGCAAGCTCTGGGGAAACACCTGACCAGCTCCAGCCCTAGGCTTGTACAGAACTGCTTGTGGACTCTAAGGAACCTGTCTGACGTGGCCACTAAACAGGTGAGAAACTTGACCAAGTCTATGCTGGCCACTAATAATGGCCGGTAGATTGCCAGGTTCATTCCTTGTGTCCTTACGATGAGGAAGCCATGGTCGGTCACTCTGACAACAAAGCCTGACTTGATGGTTCCTCCAAATGGTATTAGTCAACATTAACATTGAAGAATATGCTCATGTTCCTGACCAATCCCTTGTTGGCTGGTAAGTCCAAAACTGTCCATTCATATGAAGACGTGACCTCTTCAGAGAATTGACTGGTTTCCTTTGCTTACAAAGGGGaagttttgtcttttttattttttttattttttcgcagaAATTGTGGCTTGTGATAAATTAGGCAATAGTGTATATAAGGAAGTAGTAAATGATTACACCAGGCGCAGTATACACGTGTTATCGGCACGGTGACCTCCTTCACCCAGTTTCATACAATTACATGTGGTGGGCCTGTGACATACGGACCTTGTCTCATGGGAAGTTGTAATAAGCAGATTAATGACACATGCAGATTATAATAAATCACCACTATATTAATGCGTATACTCACCCATTTATTAGCTCGCAGGGTCAGTTGTCTGAGCTAAATTTCCCAAAAACTCTTACAAAGTCACGTTCATTTAATTGGTTTAGAATTCTAGGGTAATTTACGTTTTTTGAACCTCCAAAAATTTGGGCCCTTATGACCGTTTTAGCTTAAGTGAAGAAACTCCTTCCTACCTCTCCCTTCCTTAGGTCTACCTGACTTTGCATAGGATGTTGCCTCTTGGGGTCAAAGACTCATGCCCGTTTTGGGATCTGCATGCAGTCCTGGTGAGATCTTCAAGATTTGACCAATTTTGGCTGAAATATTAGGTCTTCAGTCCTGAAAAGCTCATCCTGTTCCCTCTGAACTACCCTGTTCTCCTGATCATTGTATCAGGCCACAGATTGGGCCAGGGCCAGAATGTTTTTGTAACCAATAGGCAGTCCTGCCCATCTGGGCTTTTACTTTTTATAGTGAGTCGATCTCCTGAAATATCTACATTACGATCTTGAGTCACCGATGATCGCCCTATGTAGATCCTATAAAATGGAACCAGCCTCGTTTCACTCCTGTGACAAGCTGAAGAACAATATCACAGGCAGCAATTATACCAAACATGGGTGTGTAGCCCTGTGAGATACTGCACACACCTTGTATGTAAGCCTGTAGAGGTTTGTGGTTTATGAGCGGACCACACCTCAGCGTGTGTTGGAACACTTGGCTCTTGTGTCCACTTGCACCTTCATCTGCTACTGTATAATCCCGGCGATCGGATATCTGTACGCTGCATGAACTTAATCTGTGATTAAAAAGGAGGGATTCCTTGGAGACTATAGACTGGCTCTTTCAATAGTTGTCCTTTGCATAGTCGCTGCATGATCTAAAATTATTCCTCTTTTTGTATACTATTTTTGTTCCAGATGGATTGGAGTATAAACTGGGTTTTAGTTATAGCTATATTAAATTAATAATTCATcttggattaaaggggttgtccaggaaaacagGGCCACAACTGTCTGAGCGTTACATGGCATAATAGTAAATGTGTCAATTATATTCCAAAGTTCATCATATCGGTCAGAGTTCAGTTTTGAGTTTGTTTTTCCTAGTTACGATCATTGCTTTTGTTTCGCTCAACGATTTATTAATTTAATTTGCAGGAGGGCCTGGACAATGTGCTGAAGGTCCTGGTGAACCAGCTCAGCTCAGACGACGTCAATGTCCTGACTTGCGCAACTGGCACGCTGTCCAATCTGACCTGCAACAACAGCCGCAACAAAACTCTGGTGACCCAAAGCAACGGGGTGGAGTCCCTGATCCACACCATCCTCCGAGCAAGCGACAAAGACGACATTGCCGAACCTGCAGTCTGCGCTCTACGGCATCTCACCAGCCGTCACCCTGACGCAGAAGTGGCACAGAACTCGGTGCGACTTCACTATGGCATCCCGGCCATTGTCAAATTGATTGGCCAACCCTTCCAGTGGCCACTGGTCAAGGTGAGATTCTTTGGCTTCTGTGCAtgaacctttaggctgggttcacacacacagtaAAGACtgtagattttccgcaactgatttcTTTGCGGATaacccgcagcataatacagtagcagcgaagtggatgatatctgaacaaatctcctccacacgctgcggaaaaaagcgctcaaattgacctgcagtgaggttttcggcagcatgtcaattgtatttgtgtaatcgctgcttttttttgtccgggttttccccattgaattcaatggaaggtAAAGCCCGCAGCaaaaagcagatgttgcgatttatttattttttagcaaaaattgcaacataggAAAAAAATCTTATGCTTATCCGGAATCCTGTGCtgctttgtccaggccggcctcctgggatgacatttcatcccatgtgaccactgtcgCCAATAACATgctccagcggtcacatgggatgaaacatcgtcccaggaagccgggctgcagaacggcagagggacgcgtcaccatggccaCGGATAAGTTTGAAACTTGGAACCCCCATGGATCTCTAGAAAGGGGGGTCCTAAACCCAGTTCTCATCACTTCATGATCGTAGTGAGAAGAATGTGGAGCGGTGGCTGTGTGTTcgttgccgctccattcaatgtctgtgGTGCTGACAGACAGCAGAGTacagagctcggctgtttccctcatttcccatagactttgaatggagtggcagcgcaCATGTACGACTACCGttccattcaaaatcctcctcactgtgaTCGTGCAGGGAGGAGGATCTGGAGATTGGTGGGGCCCCGgctatcaaacatttatcacctattttgtggattggtgataaatgttaattgtgtTCAACCCCCACTTATTAGGAGGCTCCTGTGAGAAAATGCAGGTCCCAATGTCCCCTTTTGTATGAACCCCTGTGATCAACTGGAATCTGTGGGGAAAACTGgcagtaaggctggatttacacgagcatgtgcattttgcgcacccaaaaaacactgttttgcgtgcgcaaaaggcacttaacagctcagtgtgtcatcaccatatgatgcgcggctatgtgctttttgcgcagccgccattattatgacactgtttggatgtttgtaaacagaaaagcacgtggtgcttttctgtttacattcatacttttcactgctgttgcgcgaatcacgcgcgtcccacggaagtgcttccgtgtgctgcgcgtgattttcatgcacccattgacttcaatgtgtgcgtgatgtgcgaaaaacgcacaaatataggacatgtcgtgagttttacgcagcggacacgcgctgcgtgaaactcgcggacagtctgcacggccccgtagactaacataggtccgtgcgaggcgcgtgaaaatcacgcgcgttgcacagacttatatcgcgttcgtctgaataagccttaagtgttaatttctctgcagcgccaccacagatgAGGTAAAGAATTAGTGTCCATTCACATCAACTGGTTATCTGTGTAATTGCGgaccgggtcctccagagggacaTGCTCCTTGTAACTGTGTTCCACTCTGACGAAGGGATGAGGATCCTGaaaagaggacccccccccccccctctatttactcagaatcccctaatagggtgtataaaATGGGCAAGATACGGAGAACGGcacaggcctctaccttgctacaccctactgagtgaaatctacgccagctaggagCTGCTATAAATTATAATTTGACTTGCTGTGACCCCACCTTCTTTTTTGGTAAGCCACTCCCTCGTTTCACAAGACAAGGGTGGCGTAAAATGCCCAAAAGCCACAATTTTCAATTCAAATTGGGACTTTTGGGCCTTTTTTGCATCTTTCCTGTGCCAGAAAACTGtcctagaaaggttgataaatgccCCCCATTGTGTGTTTAGAGCATTGGTCATACAGTGAATGGACACAACAATGAGGATGATCACATTTATGGAAGAAGTAAGATCTCTGGTGCCGTTCCTCtgtggtatagtaattatttgttGCATTAACAGGCAACCATTGGCTTGATCCGAAACCTGGCACTGTGTCCTGCCAATCACGCCCCACTTCATGATGCCGGGGTCATTCCCCGTCTGGTGCAGTTGCTGGTTAAAGCTCACCAGGATGCGCAGAGACACGCAGCTTCAGGAACCCAGCAGCCGTACACGGTAAGATTGTAGGCAGGACATGGCCTAGGAATGGGATTATCCTCGTCCGTTTCAGTGATTTGTTATCTACTACATTAAAGCTCGGGCTGTGATGACCATTTCTTAGAGATGGAAAATATAATGGGCCCGGCCAGAATTCAGGCATCTGACCACCGCTTTGCTACAATGGGGTTTTTATTTAGCAGTGAAGATCTGGTTATGGCTGTGATAGTGGTTACCAATAGCCCCGACAACTACTCCGAGTTTTTTCAAAAATTGGCCaaggtaggagggatgcaaaaattAAAGCCATTACTCACCACACCGACCCCCTTCGTTCCTCTCCGCTTCTGTTTGACGTCGCTGCAGCCACGACATTCCCGCGTaaccactgagaccagtgattgtatACCCaaatgatcgctgcagccaagcacagaatcgctgcagctatgtcaatacacagtgGCAGGGAGGAGTGAAACCGGTGGCGctgaagcgtttttttttttttgcatccctcctacaaTGGGCAGTTTTATTAATCTCTCAGAAAACTCCATTAAAGGTGTCCTGGCCACAGTACCCCCATAGTGCCATGATCCATCACGTGTCAAAATACACTGCACTGGTATTAAGGGTTCAGTTCAAAACATTGCTACGGCCATGGGCGACAACTTGGTAGAATTTTGGACAGCTTAGGACTCCATGTAGCGGGCTGCTTACCTGTCCTAGCGTACCCCTCTGGTagattgcaatgtttttttttttaaatgtggctcAAAGATGGAGATACTATACCTGtgctgctgcacgagggcaccgtAAGTAAGGGGGGGGGATCACTCTCCTTTAAAAGCAGCTTCCTAATTACTATTAGATCAGGGATTGAGCCCAAATATTGGTGGATAGTTGTAGAACCGTTTTTTGGGCGAAAATAAGCAGCCATTCTTTTCTAATCCTCCAATCCCTTTCGAGTGAGGAACTGTCACCTACCTGTTCCTACTACAAATTTATAAAGAAGTTGAAATTTAGGTGTTACTAGTTTGTGGGGTTTCTCTACAATGCCTGACATTGTCCTATCAGTGCTGACAGCATCAGAATCTGCAAGGACACtcctctttgacaaggggaatggtacaaCCCAGTTTGTTCATCAATTTCTaggcggaataacagaggaatggtacgatgcagagttctaagaaaagttgcATTTCCCAATAAAATAATGATTCTCTAGCAAGTattcatgtcaggagagctggcaAATCCTCTTTAAGGAGGGGGTGAACTATTGGAGAGCAATACTGATCACACTTGAGGCCCCTCTGCGGTTTGAGTGGCTGCCTGGGAGAAAAAAATATTTCC
The genomic region above belongs to Rhinoderma darwinii isolate aRhiDar2 chromosome 13, aRhiDar2.hap1, whole genome shotgun sequence and contains:
- the JUP gene encoding junction plakoglobin; this encodes MELIDVAERPIKVTEWQKTYTYDSGINSGINTSAPSLNGKTVLMEDDDMGYSKQYTTVKTTTYTQQQQAPDMESQLAMTRAQRVRAAMYPETVDDSYLMTTQIDGQQTNVQKLAEPSQMLKSAIVHLINYQDDAELATRAIPELTKLLNDEDPVVVNKASMIVNQLSKKEASRRALMQSPQIVAAVVRTMQNTSDMETARCTTSILHNLSHHREGLLSIFKSGGIPALVRMLSSPVESVLFYAITTLHNLLLYQEGAKMAVRLADGLQKMVPLLNKNNPKFLAITTDCLQLLAYGNQESKLIILANGGPQGLVQIMRTYNYEKLLWTTSRVLKVLSVCPSNKPAIVEAGGMQALGKHLTSSSPRLVQNCLWTLRNLSDVATKQEGLDNVLKVLVNQLSSDDVNVLTCATGTLSNLTCNNSRNKTLVTQSNGVESLIHTILRASDKDDIAEPAVCALRHLTSRHPDAEVAQNSVRLHYGIPAIVKLIGQPFQWPLVKATIGLIRNLALCPANHAPLHDAGVIPRLVQLLVKAHQDAQRHAASGTQQPYTDGVRMEEIVEGCTGALHILAREPMNRMEIYRLNTIPLFVQLLYSPVENIQRVAAGVLCELAQDKEAAETIDAEGASAPLMELLHSRNEGTATYAAAVLFRISEDKNPDYRKRVSVELTNAIFRQDPAAWEAAQSMIPIGDPYSDELDNYRGMYAEDLPPDHMGELDPEYVVDGYSEHGGRMAYNDHMIS